The Rhododendron vialii isolate Sample 1 chromosome 3a, ASM3025357v1 nucleotide sequence GGAAGATGCAATCTTTTGTGACTTTATGAAGAAGCGAGGAAACAAAGCAATATGGTTGTGGATAATGTTAAGATCGGAATGGTGAAAAAGTTGTTGCTAGTGGGCCATTCTACAaccagaaatgattcgtgcataGCAAGCTGTGCACAACAGCTTTTTTCTTCCGCCTCGgatcgcacaaagatgatcggagccgctcattttgttcaaaaaactaaattctgaagtgattttgggtgttttgttaacgcctctaacgatatcgaacgaagctcattttttacagagaccttaaacgacatattttgaacaaaatgagcgactccgatcatctttgtgcgatcCGGAGCGAGAGAAAAAGGCTGCTGCACAGCAGtatgtgcacgtagcacagctcttcTACAACTCtggaaaagagagagattgcTGAATAAGGGGGGAAATGGAGAGTACTGTGGAGTGTGATGGCTTTGACAATTGACGCTACCGACAACTTTTTATTGTTCTCGTTCTCGAGTGTAAAAATAAGCATTTCTTTACTCTTTAAATTGAAGTAAGGTACTAAGTACTAACATGCGAAGCAATCAATAATTCATGTTAATACAATCTCACACTTCACCGGGGTGACTCCAAAATTTTCATTAGCGGTGACAAAAATATAGAATGCGTTAGTgacgaaaattattttccatatgCATCGggtagtgtgtgtgtgagagagagagacataaaAATCCAGAAACCAATATCCATCTTTTATTCATTCTCAATAGCAAAGAAACTTATTTTGCTCCTAAATGCTACCACTCCAGCAACATACTCCTATGAAATAAGACGGCGAAACAAAAGATTCAAGCCTAAAAACTAACACCATTACTGTCACTAgctttttgttccattttttcatACCAACACAAAATAGAAGGAAACAAAAAACCTCCCCATGCCATGTTCAATTTCCCCCATGAAGAGATTAGCCATGCACTAGCACGATTATTAATACGTAGGCGGTGGCGGTAGCGGGAGCAGAGGCGACGATTGGTCTTGTCCCATGCAACGGTTCTTAAGCATAGGGGGGAAAAGGGGGTTGAAGGGGAACATCTTGGGCCAACAAGTATCCGTAACAGCCATGAAAGCCTGACAACATTCTGGGCTAATCTGGATCCGGCCACTCCTCGTGGAGGCCGCGACTGCTTCAGCACACCCACGAATGCCTCGGAGGGAGTCCCAACAGGCCATGCCAGGTGCGCCCGGCCCACCAACACCCGGAACGCCCGGGACACCAATACCCGGAATGTCCGGCACACCAATACCCGGAATTCCAGGAGCACCAATACCCGGAATACCTGGAATTCCGGGGGCACCGATACCCGGAATACCCGGAATTCCGGGTATTCCGGGGGTACTGATTCCTCCCCAAGTTTGTGCTAGAGTTGCTGCAACCAACATGGACAAACATGATGCGATCACTGCAAATGAGTATGCCGCAGTGAACCGAGACATTGTTTGGCTCGAAAGAACGAGTTCTGTGACTTGTTTGAAAATTGAGTGGTGGGAGAAAAGAGTAAGGAAATTTGGGAGGTGAGgggtgtgtatatatagggtcGAGAATTGTATGTCCTGTAACGGTTGCTTTCCATTCAAAATCATAGTTATTTCTGGCTTTTATTTCGTTTTTATAGGTTATCTTTTTCATATTGTTGTGGATCAATTGTATTGTAATTGCATACAAAGGTTGGAGTTAATGTGGGCTCTTTTTTTCATCAAGCAGACAATGAAAATCTTTTCagatttatttgttttggttaATTCAAGGATAtatagagagtgagagagagagagagagagagagagagagttatggtAAGTTCATACGGTGATACGGAGGATTTACAATCATGGAAAATCCTATATTGTAGCTTACTTTTAAATGTTGaccaaaatatgaaaatatagCACATACGATTTGGTAACATGTAAATCACCTTGGTTAATGTTCTTGTTCcctatattcaatttttttaaattccgaaaagaaaatactataaagcttcaaaaggaaaatatgatattttcttttcaaaaaaaaaaaaaaattaaagatagGGAACAAGAACATTAACCACAGTTTGAAGCTTTACGGTATTTTCTTTtcgaaattcaaaaaaattgaagatagGGAACAAGAACATTAACCACGGTGATTTACAGGTTACCAAATCGTATGTGCCATATTCCCATATTTTGGTCAACCTTTAAATATAAGCTACAATATAGGATTTTCCATGATTGTAAATCCCCATATCACCGTATGAACATaccataactctctctctctctctctcccctgtcATGCCATAATTCTCCGTAGTTAACAATCATGCCATAATTCTCTCTAGTTAACAATACAAATGGAGAATTTAGGGGAGGCTTTGCTTTGATAACAATAGGAGGGGAAATTTCTTAAAACTTGAATCTTTGAAGAAAATATCGTACTTTAATTCTAACATCACAAGGAGCAATTTTGAAAAGCTCCTCAAATGATATAGTCCTCCTTTAAAATCCTTGAATtaaccaaaacaaataaatttgaaaAGATTTTCATTGTCCgcttggtaaaaaaaaaagcccacGTTAACTCCAACCTTTATATGCAATTACAATACAATTGATCCACAACAATAAGAAAAAGATAACCTATAAAAACGAAATAAAAGCAAGAAATAACTATGATTTTGAATGGAAAGCAACCGTTACAGGACATACAATTCTCGACCCTACCAAGGGATGTCAATCAGATCCGCCCCGCCCCGAATTGGGTGGGTTTTTCAACTCATTTTGCGGGTATAAGGTCGGGGTTAAAATTCCAAAACCTGACCGGATTCAAGATGGAAGTACCCCGCTCCGAAATTATCCACCctaacatatatttatatatataattatacttttatcataatttaattatcattatacttaaaatttaatttttaccctaatattattatcattatactaTTCTTAACtttatattttcaccattatactaaactaccacttttttttattaactattttcttttattttgcttttagattaccaaatttttttaatttcttacgGTGCAGGGTGGGTAAACCCGTTCCCCAATCAGGGCGGGAACGGGGATACCCAAAGAATACCCAATTGGGTTCGGGCCCCGTAATAATTTTCGGGTCGGGGTCAGGTACGCAAAAAAACCGCCCCACACCGTTGCCATTCCTACCGGTTCATACCATCTTCGTTTTCGCCGGACTTTTCTGCTTCCTGAGAAAGTGTGTTCAGAAAACATTCTCAAAACAGTTTTCACTTCGAGTACGAAACAGAAGACAAAAAACCTACTCTGTTTCAACTAATTTTTCTGAATGCAGAGATTAAGAGACGAACAAAAGAGTCTCTTTCACTCTATTCTGTAACATTAATACCCCCAAAATTTCTCTTGTTGGGTGTGGGGATGAAGATTCATAGGATCCCCACACCCTACCAAAGAATGGA carries:
- the LOC131320285 gene encoding uncharacterized protein LOC131320285, whose translation is MILNGKQPLQDIQFSTLYIHTPHLPNFLTLFSHHSIFKQVTELVLSSQTMSRFTAAYSFAVIASCLSMLVAATLAQTWGGISTPGIPGIPGIPGIGAPGIPGIPGIGAPGIPGIGVPDIPGIGVPGVPGVGGPGAPGMACWDSLRGIRGCAEAVAASTRSGRIQISPECCQAFMAVTDTCWPKMFPFNPLFPPMLKNRCMGQDQSSPLLPLPPPPTY